The following are encoded in a window of Rosa chinensis cultivar Old Blush chromosome 4, RchiOBHm-V2, whole genome shotgun sequence genomic DNA:
- the LOC112201085 gene encoding transcription repressor OFP12, whose translation MSKLPWKKNLHLWLPNFKCLPLITQTPPQASDQDHLHPHPQLMIINNFNTLYHDSNSSDQSTSKSLTASDDFFYSSSSDSEAAPDSPPDFATVFASQRFFFSSPGRSNSIVESPDTKPNNNDSFVTRGVTVAKYSSNPHLDFRNSMEEMLEARDRDHIDNKNRDHNVVDVLKSDLDYLHELLLCYLKLNAEDAHKDIISAFTDLVICILSANPAASTSTSADDDHRLEEEEEIQRQRTS comes from the coding sequence ATGTCCAAACTCCCATGGAAGAAGAATCTTCACCTCTGGCTCCCCAATTTCAAATGCCTACCCCTAATCACCCAAACCCCACCTCAAGCCTCCGACCAAGACCACCTTCACCCACACCCACAACTCATGATCATCAACAACTTCAACACCCTCTATCACGACTCCAACTCTTCAGATCAATCCACCTCCAAATCCCTCACCGCCTCCGACGACTTCTTCTACTCTTCCTCCTCCGATTCCGAAGCCGCCCCTGACTCCCCGCCTGACTTCGCCACCGTCTTTGCCTCCCAacgcttcttcttctcctcaccCGGCCGCTCCAACTCCATCGTCGAGTCGCCGGACACCAAACCCAACAACAACGATTCCTTCGTTACCAGAGGCGTTACTGTTGCCAAGTACTCCTCAAATCCTCACTTGGATTTCCGAAATTCCATGGAGGAAATGCTCGAAGCTAGAGATAGAGATCATATAGACAATAAAAATAGAGATCATAATGTGGTGGATGTGTTGAAAAGCGACTTGGATTATCTACACGAGCTGCTCTTGTGCTACCTTAAGTTAAATGCCGAAGACGCCCACAAGGACATTATCAGTGCCTTCACCGACCTTGTCATTTGCATATTGTCTGCTAATCCGGCAGCTTCAACATCAACGTCGGCCGATGACGATCACAGGctagaagaggaggaggagattcagCGGCAACGTACGTCGTAA
- the LOC112198003 gene encoding probable prefoldin subunit 2, with protein sequence MSSSKAEELVNEQAVANKFAAMRSELNQIYSKITELEMDVSEHSLVINAIQPLDPSRRCFRMIGGVLVERTIKEVLPAVQRNKEGIEEVITRLNEALERKKKDISDFEAKYKIRIRKNDSEEKDDGARKEGTAQGVLVGPAGGSE encoded by the coding sequence ATGTCTAGTAGTAAAGCTGAAGAACTTGTAAATGAGCAAGCAGTTGCAAATAAGTTTGCTGCCATGAGGTCCGAACTCAACCAAATTTACTCTAAAATCACTGAGCTAGAGATGGACGTGAGTGAGCACTCATTGGTGATCAATGCCATCCAGCCACTCGACCCATCCAGGCGGTGCTTCCGAATGATTGGAGGTGTGCTGGTGGAGAGAACCATAAAGGAGGTCCTGCCTGCTGTGCAGCGTAACAAAGAAGGGATTGAGGAGGTTATTACTCGGCTGAATGAGGCTttggaaaggaagaaaaaagataTTTCTGACTTTGAGGCTAAGTACAAGATCCGGATAAGAAAGAATGACAGTGAGGAGAAGGATGATGGTGCTCGCAAAGAAGGAACTGCTCAAGGAGTCCTGGTCGGCCCTGCTGGTGGAAGCGAATGA